In Sulfurimonas sp. C5, a single genomic region encodes these proteins:
- the nifH gene encoding nitrogenase iron protein, whose protein sequence is MSELRQIAFYGKGGIGKSTTSQNTLAAMCHYYGKKILIVGCDPKADSTRLILHEKAQSTIMQLASEAGTVEDLELEDVCKPGADEFHPDNTEITEGFIMCTESGGPEPGVGCAGRGVITAINFLEEEGAYDDDLDFVSYDVLGDVVCGGFAMPIREGKAQEIYIVMSGEMMAMYAANNISKGILKYANTGGVRLAGLVCNARMTDREYDLAKNLATQIGTQMIHFVPRSNHVQRAELRRMTVVEFSPNSDQAMEYKELARKIIENDLKVIPTPLEMDDLENLLMEFGLDEEVEEGAVGQKEA, encoded by the coding sequence ATGTCTGAATTAAGACAAATTGCATTTTACGGAAAAGGTGGAATCGGGAAGTCAACTACTTCTCAAAATACATTGGCGGCTATGTGTCATTACTATGGTAAAAAAATTCTTATTGTTGGTTGTGACCCGAAAGCGGATTCAACTCGTCTTATCTTACACGAGAAAGCACAATCTACAATTATGCAACTAGCTTCTGAAGCAGGAACTGTTGAAGATCTAGAGTTAGAAGATGTATGTAAACCGGGTGCGGATGAATTCCACCCAGATAACACAGAAATCACTGAAGGTTTCATTATGTGTACAGAGTCTGGTGGTCCAGAGCCAGGTGTTGGTTGTGCAGGTCGTGGTGTTATTACAGCGATTAACTTCCTTGAGGAAGAAGGTGCTTACGATGATGATTTAGATTTCGTTTCTTACGACGTACTTGGTGACGTTGTTTGTGGTGGATTCGCTATGCCAATTCGTGAAGGTAAAGCTCAAGAAATTTACATCGTAATGTCAGGTGAAATGATGGCTATGTATGCAGCTAACAACATCTCTAAAGGTATTTTAAAATACGCTAATACTGGTGGTGTTCGTCTTGCAGGTCTTGTATGTAATGCTCGTATGACTGACCGTGAGTATGACCTTGCTAAAAACTTAGCAACTCAAATCGGTACTCAAATGATTCACTTCGTACCACGTTCTAACCACGTTCAACGTGCTGAGTTACGTCGTATGACTGTTGTTGAATTCTCACCAAACTCTGATCAAGCGATGGAGTACAAAGAGTTAGCTCGTAAAATCATCGAAAACGATCTTAAAGTTATCCCAACTCCATTAGAGATGGATGACCTTGAAAACCTATTAATGGAATTCGGTTTAGACGAAGAAGTAGAAGAAGGTGCAGTTGGTCAAAAAGAAGCGTAA